The following are encoded in a window of Spiroplasma tabanidicola genomic DNA:
- a CDS encoding Vmc-like lipoprotein signal peptide domain-containing protein: MKKLMGILSVTASVASAASVVVACAKDLEYAEGFDDAKFLKSFPIMLGDDTGASNLDDCIEEGKLKRDFLDTKKSDSSPVSYSGTFISGNIDNIKSVFKGLDSLKNDENTAYILSVSGKKGKTSLVVYVIKLSGDANGFTSASSVYKHKITIPAPEAKESN, from the coding sequence ATGAAAAAATTAATGGGAATATTATCTGTAACAGCTAGTGTTGCAAGTGCAGCTTCAGTAGTTGTAGCTTGTGCAAAAGATTTAGAATACGCTGAAGGATTTGATGACGCTAAATTTTTAAAAAGTTTTCCTATAATGCTTGGCGACGATACTGGAGCTTCTAATTTAGACGATTGCATTGAGGAAGGAAAATTGAAAAGAGACTTTTTAGATACTAAAAAGAGCGATTCTTCACCAGTAAGTTATTCTGGAACATTTATTTCGGGAAATATCGATAATATTAAAAGTGTTTTTAAAGGTTTAGATTCATTAAAAAACGATGAAAATACAGCTTATATTTTATCAGTTAGCGGAAAAAAAGGTAAAACATCATTGGTTGTTTATGTAATTAAGTTATCAGGTGATGCTAATGGATTTACAAGCGCTTCATCAGTTTATAAACATAAAATTACCATTCCTGCTCCTGAAGCAAAAGAAAGTAATTAA